In Bombus affinis isolate iyBomAffi1 chromosome 11, iyBomAffi1.2, whole genome shotgun sequence, one genomic interval encodes:
- the LOC126922037 gene encoding dynein axonemal heavy chain 7-like isoform X2: MQQPAPLKLCWQALNSINNFKQYLPLVTCMCNSALQKRHWIEMSRICKFNLTPNAGTSLRKIISYNLMGDIEKYKTISISANRELKMQQKLLKMIKEWDKISFEISLDKQTEMYVFSNMDNIELLLEDHLIIIEEMKTSNFVKEITSLMTDFLMSLTRIQEIINQWNYIQILVLSLKSTFCHPSIKVHLAKEFLLYKEIKEVLKHIQKKLSETPTFTEINDTIISKSLLNIVGNLEYINEKIKNYIQTKRQYFPRFYFLSDKEIEEILFKSDISIQSICIQKCFEGIQKLKIDKERSICSIFGDYEEELRLEKLISLNVQYDHEEKWLIYLENEINTTIKKSILLSYQIFSKTFTHNSIINFPSMAIVCTFQLCWTIEVHRCLTPFDFKALNSLYSRYINYVISLTSELKNHSIKRLRNLLMSLITILIQQKDIIQLLLDKNITRSTDFEWVAQLRYYLVEDCIEVSIFNTTIKYGYEYSYYKQHIINTPLTDRCFHTLMQAYEYHLYGAITGPSATGKSETLKSLAKTIAIQFRSFNCTNTVSYNFLSQVFKGFISCGVWLCFKNFDTLKIDLLSRLAQTLTSIFQIIATNLKITMFEGSSLRVSRIGHICIITKLNIFQYSNLPDNLRILFRTVSMIVPDMNKIIEVEFFAGGISNSKLLTSKLVMLYKILSEQLWCQSCNIFNLYSMKTIVKTTIFLKRSFPDENEIVLLLRSLINVNLPKLCNIDTHIFRNIVHYMFPDLTLLPPNYAIFLKTLETVCTSKSIHIHDVFKLKIIQIFELMHIHQCLMIVGNPFVGKTEILNILQVVLLSLYEQGNEFGVNIKLETIVPSTIDVNHLFGHFDEKSKIWKDGICSKMIQPSSKNDSFDRRWIIFDGPLNNVWIENLYAVLDINRMLYLSSDEKINMKNFVSIIFETISMEDISPAILSTCGIIYIESNSIDWRPYVKTYFSKHNIYDEHKKILYPLFDWIIEPCLQFIQKNCTVTLNVGQLHFVMSTLNLFEMYLRDALTENTEEKGKTSHFLIWAQVALILSIIWGLGGNLDIDSHTKFNSFCTSLWTGAIKEYPKPEIIKGFDITLPHEGLIQDNFYIFKGVGNWKYWGSTDILKSEQILENSGSNEIFVPTINTIKYNHMILKHIKYRKPFIICGDESIGKSYLIRTLLKNKLPEGIYSNLLNFISLNTVAKTQQLLLSKLNKIRKRHYGPPKDQFCINFIDDLNMQRYECQSEINGILDLIRQYHSYGYLYDINDSEKICISDIMLSLSIVTNTKIKICPRFLRHFNLYTMYAPATDTIFRIFSNVLFSNLKNNSFTADVFSTVTSITNATIDIYNSIIKILLPIPTKFQYQFSIRDISRVINGCSLLQKESVETKVTFMRLWAHEVWRVFGDRILDNNDKEWLFSQIKITCKHHFKDSFETAFDYLPKFDNNEIIKDSFCNLIFCSFMCTEKYENKRYEEINSIEKLQSKIIFYINEYNNNNVKKRIDIVVSQYILECLIKVSRILAIPGSNLLIISSMGFGRKSLASLAAYMQQQELYEPSVQSYCDFNIWRKDIKLVLQKCGDLKQNCILFLKDKQIKDNFLHDICCLLSTGEIPDLFSIEERCDIIEMIRLHAQGGNKNEEISNRAVMNFFLEQCRRKLHIIFCFTETNKSIRSYLYKYPELIKYCTVNWYEMWPTDTLLQVGLKYIQDINIEEDIKANVIKVCIHLYNYVQEISKEYYKETGMKIHVTSVTYLHMLKLYVHLMCKKQEDIVTLKNKYLTGLEKLELAAQQVEKMKATLTILKPQLELSAQKTIITMKEVENENITVEKATAVVQQEEEIANKKTEIAGKLKLECEADLAVAIPILEDAIVALNTLKPTDITLVKAMKNPPDTIKLVMAAICVMLDVPPDRAIDSVTGKKYTDYWGPSKRILSDMNFLQILKDYDKDNIPSNIIQTIKKTYIIDSNFKPHIVAKASSAAEGLCKWVRAMVSYDEVAKAVAPKKEKLLIAEKECNEAEAFLNEKRKTLLTLNVKLAALNDSLQETLQQKIKLKQEVENCTIKLQKAKNLMASLGGEKNRWMQIAENLKRNYDNLVGDIILTCATINYAAPYNIVFRDKILEQWKQYMEILKISYSKNYNLINVLGEENDINHWYFSGLPKNSFSVENAIIMTNSKLWSLFIDSQNQANEWIKKIEKKNNLKIIKLTDSNYLSIIQYNVENGIPTLIENVGEELEISLDPFLLKRIYNDEKSSYLDIGHDIIKYSFDFRLYITTRLLNPQFSCEMFSKLTIINFSIPNEALQDKLLDFIIYKEKPELQEKFEILLMEDANNKKILKQQEDIILNILSSTTTNILEDETAIKSLDSSKNLSLNIIKKQEMTKATSQEINKFRNAYVNFVKYCTDLFNTLNVLPYLNHMYRFSFSWFIQLYRRSIEISSRSVILEKRLKYLKFSFTQSLYSSICRSLSEKHKILYSFLLCSKILLNDQQTTEEEIKYFMTSNINHSNTVPNYKFEWLPQNIWINIYNLSKILPSFHDLADDFCSNDKAWKQYYVSESFEDHLMPEPWINKLSLFQKLILVKNLRPDQIIIQIMKMIENMLGNTQNHSPKIKISQSYAESSYLTPLLFILPASLTPLSIISTYANTKGYLSKFVALSMSKGEEKKAEFLIKRAQKEGGWVFLQNCHLVTHWLANLEKICDNCNISNSSLNYRLWLSSCSINEFPISILQNSIKIMHDYPLNIKETLLNIYQSEPIINKEFFEGCPGKEKIFLKLLFAICLFHVIIQEREHFGFQGWNIPYKFDHTDLKISIMQLQNFINNADHVPFDIFLYLIGECNYGGKIQDEFDSRYLKHLLTDYCNPNIIENGQYVHVNDVQELIPQRYEYYHVIDHIRKIPSDLSFQIFGFNRNGIIIRNTMIATELISSLSYMSSPISLLDEELQKDQVLILINDINDKLCDAIKINEIQEQCTSMLKEPLQRVLFCEIKSLKHILEIITKALTNLKLALDGYLLFTDSLKKLAKKICKNKIPHTWKMIQINILTENLTDYIDNLLKRAKFIQNWIKQGRPKIIWFDTLFHYKMFFSAILLTFSKRYNISIEDITFDFEIDTKKEINEEYDDAYLICGLHLCGARWDLEKRMLVENFTNEIWQNMPPIHLKCSRNKKSADKIYECPVYITAAKNIDKDIKFPSKNYIISIPLKTDTPATHWIKCGTALFCHM, translated from the coding sequence ATGCAACAACCTGCACCATTAAAGTTATGTTGGCAAGCTCTTAATTCTATAAACAATTTTAAGCAATATTTACCATTAGTAACATGTATGTGTAATTCAGCTCTACAAAAACGACATTGGATAGAAATGTCTAGAATATGTAAGTTTAATCTTACACCTAATGCTGGGACTagtttaagaaaaattatttcatataatttaatGGGTGATATTGAGAAATATAAAACTATCAGTATAAGTGCTAATAGGGAATTAAAGATGCaacagaaattattgaaaatgatCAAAGAATGGGATAAAATTTCTTTTGAAATAAGTCTTGATAAACAAACTGAAATGTATGTATTTTCTAATATGGATAATATAGAATTATTACTTGAAGATCACCTTATAATTATTGAAGAAATGAAAACTTCAAATTTTGTTAAAGAAATAACTTCCTTAATGACAGATTTTTTAATGTCTCTCACTAGAATTCAAGAAATTATTAATCAATGGAATTACATACAAATATTAGTTCTTTCCTTAAAGTCTACTTTTTGTCATCCAAGCATAAAAGTACATTTAGCCAAAGAATTTCTTTTGTACAAAGAAATTAAAGAAGTCTTAAAACATATTCAAAAGAAGCTCTCAGAAACACCTACTTTTACAGAAATTAATGATACAATAATTTCAAAGTCTTTACTCAATATTGTTGGAAACCTTGAATacataaatgaaaaaattaaaaattatatacaaaCTAAGAGACAATATTTTCCAaggttttattttctttctgataaagaaattgaagaaatattatttaaatctgATATATCTATACAAAGTATATGTATACAAAAATGTTTTGAAGGTATACAAAAACTAAAAATTGATAAAGAAAGATCTATTTGTTCCATTTTTGGTGATTATGAAGAAGAATTACgtttagaaaaattaatttcacttAATGTTCAATATGATCATGAAGAGAAATGGTTGATATAtcttgaaaatgaaataaatactaCAATAAAAAAAAGCATTCTCCTATCTTATCAAATATTTAGTAAAACATTTACACATAATAGCATTATAAATTTTCCAAGCATGGCAATTGTTTGTACTTTTCAACTTTGCTGGACTATCGAGGTACATAGGTGTCTTACTCCTTTTGATTTTAAAGCTCTGAATTCTTTATATTCAAGATATATTAATTATGTAATTAGCTTAACTAGTGAATTGAAAAATCATTCGATAAAAAGATTGAGAAATTTGTTAATGTCTTTAATTACTATATTAATCCAACAAAAAGACATTATTCAGTTATTATTAGACAAAAATATTACCAGATCTACAGACTTTGAATGGGTTGCACAATTACGATATTATTTAGTAGAAGATTGCATAGAAGTATCTATTTTTAATACAACTATAAAATATGGGTATGAATATAGTTATTACAAACAACATATAATAAATACTCCTTTAACAGATAGATGTTTTCATACTCTTATGCAAGCATATGAGTATCATTTATATGGTGCTATTACAGGACCATCTGCTACAGGAAAATCAGAAACTCTCAAAAGTTTAGCTAAAACTATTGCAATACAATTTCGTTCTTTTAACTGTACTAATACAGTATCTTATAATTTTCTATCTCAAGTATTTAAGGGATTTATTTCTTGTGGAGTGTGGCTTTGTTTTAAGAACTTTGATACATTAAAAATCGATCTCCTATCAAGACTTGCACAAACTCTTActtctatttttcaaattatagcAACAAATTTAAAAATCACAATGTTTGAAGGTTCCTCATTAAGAGTAAGTAGAATTGGacatatttgcatcattacaaaactgaatatatttcaatattctaaTTTACCGGATAatttaagaatattatttagAACAGTATCTATGATAGTACCAgatatgaataaaattatagaagttgAATTTTTCGCTGGTGGCATATCTAATTCAAAGCTATTAACTTCAAAGTTAGTTATGCTATATAAAATACTATCTGAGCAATTATGGTGTCAATCATGtaacatttttaatttgtattctATGAAGACAATTGTCAAAACCACAATTTTTTTAAAGAGAAGTTTTCCAGATGAAAATGAAATTGTACTACTTTTACGTTCATTAATCAATGTTAATCTTCCAAAACTTTGTAATATAGATACACACATTTTTAGGAATATAGTTCATTACATGTTTCCAGATCTTACCTTGTTGCCTCCTAATTatgcaatatttttaaaaactctTGAAACAGTATGTACATCTAAATCTATCCATATTCATGATGTTTTCAAActtaaaattatacaaatatttgaattaatGCATATTCATCAATGTTTAATGATCGTTGGTAACCCTTTTGTTGGGAAaacagaaatattaaatatccttCAAGTTGTTTTATTGTCTTTATATGAGCAAGGCAATGAATTTGGTGTTAATATAAAATTAGAGACAATAGTTCCAAGTACAATTGATGTTAATCACCTTTTTGGCCATTTTGATGAAAAATCTAAAATTTGGAAGGATGGAATATGTTCCAAAATGATTCAGCCATCCTCAAAGAATGATTCCTTTGACAGAAGGTGGATAATATTTGACGGACCTCTAAATAATGTATGGATTGAAAATTTATATGCAGTTCTTGATATAAATAGGATGTTATATTTATCAtcagatgaaaaaattaatatgAAAAATTTTGTATCCATTATCTTTGAAACAATAAGTATGGAAGATATTTCTCCTGCTATTTTATCAACTTGTGGTATAATTTATATTGAGTCAAATTCTATCGATTGGAGACCCTATGTTAAAACCTATTTTTCCAAACACAATATTTATGACGAACATAAAAAGATATTGTATCCATTGTTTGATTGGATAATAGAGCCTTGTTTACAATTTATACAAAAGAATTGCACTGTAACTTTAAATGTTGGCCAGTTACATTTTGTAATGTCAACATTAAATTTGTTTGAAATGTATTTAAGGGATGCTTTGACAGAAAATACTGAAGAAAAGGGGAAAACATCCCATTTTTTAATATGGGCTCAGGTTGCACTTATATTATCTATAATATGGGGTTTAGGAGGAAATTTAGATATAGATTCTCATACTAAATTTAATTCTTTCTGTACATCACTTTGGACTGGTGCAATTAAAGAATATCCAAAACCAGAAATAATAAAGGGTTTTGACATAACACTACCTCATGAAGGCTTAATACAAgataatttttatatcttcaaAGGTGTTGGAAATTGGAAGTATTGGGGAAGTACTGATATATTAAAAAGTGAGCAAATATTAGAAAACTCTGGTAGTAATGAAATTTTTGTACCAACaattaatacaataaaatataatcacatgattctaaaacatataaaatacagaaaaccTTTTATTATTTGTGGAGATGAATCTATTGGAAAAAGTTATCTTATAAGAactttattgaaaaataaattacctGAAGGAATATATTCCAATTTACTTAATTTTATTTCTCTGAATACAGTTGCTAAAACACAACAATTATTActttcaaaattaaataaaataagaaaaagacaCTATGGGCCACCGAAAGATCAGttttgtattaattttataGATGATCTTAATATGCAAAGATATGAATGCCAATCAGAAATAAATGGTATCTTAGATCTTATTCGACAATATCATAGTTATGGTTACTTGTATGATATTAATGACTCTGAAAAAATTTGTATTAGTGACATTATGTTATCACTTTCAATTGTAACTAATACCAAAATTAAAATATGTCCTAGATTCTTAAGGCACTTTAATTTATACACTATGTATGCCCCTGCTACAGATACTATATTCAGAATATTTTCAAATGTGCTTTttagtaatttaaaaaataattcttttactGCAGATGTATTTAGTACTGTAACCAGTATAACTAATGCTACGATTgatatatataattctataattaaaattttactaCCAATACCTACTAAATTTCAGTATCAATTTAGTATAAGAGATATAAGCAGAGTTATTAATGGATGTAGTCTTCTTCAAAAAGAATCAGTAGAAACTAAAGTTACCTTCATGCGACTTTGGGCCCATGAAGTATGGCGTGTTTTTGGTGATCGAATATTGGATAATAATGACAAAGAATGGCTTTTTTCACAGATTAAAATAACCTGCAAACATCATTTCAAAGATTCATTTGAAACAGCTTTTGATTATCTGCCAAAATTTGATAATAATGAAATTATCAAGGATAGtttttgtaatttaatattcTGCTCTTTTATGTgtacagaaaaatatgaaaataaaagatatgaAGAAATAAACTCTATTGAGAAATTACAatctaaaattattttttatataaatgaatataataataataatgtgaaaaaACGGATTGATATTGTAGTATCGCAGTATATTTTAGAATGTTTGATAAAAGTTTCAAGAATTTTAGCTATACCAGGCagcaatttattaataatttctagTATGGGATTTGGTAGAAAGTCCTTAGCAAGTCTAGCTGCTTATATGCAACAACAAGAATTATATGAACCTTCTGTGCAATCTTATTGTGACTTCAATATATGGAGAAAAGATATAAAACTAGTTTTACAAAAGTGTGGTGATTTAAAACAGAATTGTATTCTCTTTTTAAAAGATAAACAAATAAAGGATAATTTTCTCCATGATATTTGTTGCCTATTGTCTACTGGTGAAATACCTGATTTATTTTCTATTGAAGAAAGATGTGATATCATTGAAATGATACGTTTGCATGCTCAAGGTGgtaataaaaatgaagaaatcaGTAATCGTGCAGTAATGAATTTTTTTCTGGAACAATGTAGAAgaaaattacatattatattttgttttacTGAAACAAACAAAAGTATAAGatcatatttatataaatatccagaattaataaaatattgtacaGTAAACTGGTATGAAATGTGGCCAACAGATACACTTTTACAGGTAGGTTTGAAATACATTCAAGACATTAATATTGAAGAAGACATAAAAGCAAATGTAATAAAAGTTTGCATACATTTATATAACTATGTACAAGAAATAAGCAAAGAATACTACAAAGAAACTGGAATGAAAATTCATGTTACATCAGTTACATATTTGCACATGTTAAAATTATATGTTCACTTGATGTGTAAGAAACAGGAAGATATTGttacattgaaaaataaataccTAACAGGCTTAGAAAAATTAGAATTGGCAGCTCAACAAGTAGAAAAGATGAAAGCTACATTGACAATATTGAAACCACAGTTAGAGTTATCTGCCCAAAAAACGATAATTACAATGAAAGAAGTGGAGAATGAAAATATTACTGTAGAAAAAGCAACTGCTGTTGTAcaacaagaagaagaaatagcAAATAAGAAAACAGAAATTGCTGGGAAATTAAAATTGGAATGCGAAGCTGATCTAGCTGTAGCAATTCCAATTTTAGAAGATGCTATTGTTGCATTAAATACACTAAAACCTACAGACATTACATTGGTTAAAGCTATGAAAAATCCTCCTGATACTATTAAGCTAGTAATGGCAGCAATATGTGTAATGCTTGATGTTCCCCCAGATAGAGCAATTGATTCAGTTACCGGCAAAAAATATACAGATTATTGGGGTCCAAGCAAACGTATTTTAAGTGATATGaactttttacaaattttaaaagACTATGATAAAGATAACATTCCATCTAATATTATACAAACTATTAAGAAGACATACATAATAGATAGCAATTTTAAACCACATATCGTTGCCAAAGCATCAAGTGCTGCAGAAGGCCTTTGTAAATGGGTACGTGCAATGGTATCTTATGATGAAGTTGCAAAAGCAGTTGCccctaaaaaagaaaaattgcttATTGCAGAAAAAGAATGTAATGAAGCTGAAGCATTTCTAAATGAAAAACGAAAAACTCTGTTGACATTAAATGTTAAACTTGCTGCCTTGAATGACAGTCTACAAGAAACACTACAACAAAAAATAAAACTGAAGCAAGAAGTAGAAAACTGTACCATCAAACTTCAAAAAGCAAAAAATTTAATGGCAAGTTTAGGAGGGGAAAAAAATCGTTGGATGCAGATTGCAGAAAATCTTAAAAGAAATTATGATAATCTCGTGGGTGACATAATATTGACATGTGCAACTATAAATTATGCAGCACCATATAATATTGTATTTCGTGACAAAATTTTAGAGCAGTGGAAACAATATATGGAAATTCTGAAAATATCATATAGTAAAaactataatttaataaatgtacTTGGAGAAGAAAATGATATAAACCATTGGTATTTTTCTGGTTTACCTAAAAATAGCTTTTCAGTTGAAAATGCAATTATTATGACTAATTCCAAATTATGGTCCTTATTTATTGATTCACAAAATCAAGCAAATGAGTGgattaaaaaaattgaaaaaaagaataatttaaaaattattaagctCACTGACTCCAATTATTTGTCAATTATTCAATATAATGTTGAAAATGGTATCCCCACATTAATTGAAAATGTAGGAGAAGAATTAGAAATATCATTGGATCCTTTTCTCCTAAAAAGAATTTACAACGATGAAAAATCTTCATACTTAGATATTGGTcatgatataataaaatattcattcgaTTTTCGATTATATATTACAACGCGATTACTTAATCCTCAATTTTCATGTGAAATGTTTAGCAAACttacaataattaatttttccattccCAATGAAGCTCTTCAAGATAAACTTcttgattttattatttacaaagAAAAGCCAGAACTtcaagaaaaatttgaaattttacttaTGGAAGATGCTAACaacaaaaaaatattaaagCAACAAGaagatataatattaaatatcttatctTCAACAACAACAAATATTCTTGAAGATGAGACTGCTATAAAAAGTTTAGATTCTTCAAAAAATTTGTCTTTGAACATTATCAAGAAACAAGAAATGACAAAGGCAACATCACAAGagataaataaatttcgaaatGCTTATGTAAATTTTGTTAAATACTGTACAGATTTATTCAATACATTAAATGTTTTGCCATATTTAAATCATATGtatcgtttctctttttcttggtttatacaattatatagaAGATCAATTGAAATTTCAAGTAGAAGTGTTATTCTTGAAAaacgattaaaatatttaaaattttcatttactCAAAGTCTTTATTCAAGCATTTGCAGATCTTTATCAGAAAAACATAAAATACTGTATTCTTTTCTATTATGTTCAAAAATTCTATTGAATGATCAACAAACAACTGaagaagaaattaaatattttatgacaTCAAACATAAATCATAGTAATACAGTTCCAAATTATAAATTTGAGTGGCTTCCACAAAATATttggataaatatttataatctcaGTAAAATACTTCCTTCCTTCCATGATCTTGCAGATGATTTTTGTTCTAATGATAAGGCTTGGAAACAATATTATGTTTCCGAATCATTTGAAGACCATCTGATGCCAGAACCTTGGATTAATAAGTTATCTTTGTTTCAGAAACTTATTCTTGTAAAAAATTTACGTCCTGATCAAATTATAATACAGATTATGAAAATGATAGAAAATATGTTGGGAAATACACAAAACCATTCccctaaaattaaaatatctcaaTCATATGCGGAATCCAGTTATTTAACTccacttttatttattttacctgCTTCTTTAACACCATTATCTATTATTTCTACATATGCAAATACTAAAGGTTACTTATCCAAATTTGTCGCTCTATCTATGAGTAAAGGTGAAGAAAAGAAAGCTGAATTTCTTATAAAGAGAGCTCAGAAGGAAGGAGGTTGGGTGTTTCTGCAAAATTGTCATCTAGTAACTCATTGGTTGGCTAATCTTGAAAAAATTTGTGATAATTGTAACATTTCTAATTCATCTTTAAATTATCGCTTATGGTTATCCAGTTGTTCTATCAATGAATTTCCAATAAGTATATTGcaaaatagtataaaaattaTGCACGATTATCCTTTAAATATTAAAGAAACATTGTTGAATATTTATCAGTCAGAAcctataataaataaagaattttttGAAGGCTGTCCTGGAAAAGAGAAAATTTTCTTAAAACTTCTTTTTGCAATATGTCTTTTTCATGTAATTATACAAGAGAGAGAACACTTTGGGTTTCAAGGATGGAATATACCATATAAATTTGATCATACTGATCTTAAAATATCCATTATGCAATtacaaaatttcataaataatgCAGATCATGTACCTTTTGATATTTTTCTGTATCTTATTGGAGAATGCAATTATGGGGGCAAAATTCAAGACGAATTCGACAGTAGATATTTAAAACATCTTTTAACTGATTATTGCAATCCTAACATAATTGAAAATGGACAatatgtacatgtaaatgaCGTACAGGAATTAATACCACAAAGATATGAATATTATCATGTAATTGATCATATTAGGAAAATTCCATCAGACTTATCATTTCAAATATTTGGGTTTAATAGAAATGGTATTATTATTCGAAATACTATGATAGCTACAGAATTGATATCATCTCTTTCATATATGAGCTCTCCAATTTCTTTATTAGATGAGGAGTTACAGAAAGATCaagtattaattttaattaatgatattaatgataaattatgtgatgcaattaaaattaatgaaattcaaGAGCAATGTACTTCTATGCTTAAAGAACCTTTGCAAAGAGTTCTTTTTTGTGAAATCAAATCATTAAAACATATTTTAGAAATTATAACAAAGGCACTGACTAATTTAAAATTAGCATTGGATGGTTATCTTCTTTTTACGGATTCGTTGAAAAAATTAgcaaaaaaaatatgtaaaaataaaattccacaTACTTGGAAGATGATACAAATTAATATTCTTACTGAAAATTTAACAGATTACATCGATAATTTATTAAAACGTGCTAAGTTTATTCAAAATTGGATTAAGCAAGGACGTCCAAAAATTATTTGGTTTGATACATTATTTCATTACAAAATGTTCTTTTCTGCAATATTATTGACATTTTCTAAAAGGTATAATATATCTATTGAAGATATCACTTTCGATTTTGAAATAGatacaaaaaaagaaattaacgaAGAATATGATGACGCATATTTAATTTGTGGACTGCATTTATGTGGTGCTCGATGGGATTTGGAAAAAAGAATGTTAGTcgaaaattttacaaatgaaaTCTGGCAAAATATGCCACCTATACATCTTAAATGTTcacgaaataaaaaaagtgCAGATAAAATCTATGAATGCCCTGTCTATATAACTGCTgctaaaaatattgataaagaTATCAAATTTCCTTCAAAGAATTATATAATTAGTATACCTTTGAAAACTGATACCCCTGCAACTCATTGGATAAAGTGCGGTACAGCTTTATTTTGTCATATGTAA